A window of Chryseobacterium sp. IHB B 17019 genomic DNA:
ACCACACCATTAAACATTTAGGCTAATAAATATATCAACATTATAAAATCAATAGATAAATCCTAAAAATAATTAAACAAAAATCATCGTAAATTAATTATATTTACAAAATCTTAAACTAATAAACTTTAACGTATGGAAAAAAAACTACCCCTTTTATTTTTCATCTTTTTATTCTGCTTCTCTCAACAACTCTCATCACAAACTTATCAGCTAATTGGAAACCCCGTAAACACCACTGGATGGACAATGGTGGGACCCACAGTGGTAAGTACTGATTTTGTACAGCTCACCCCTGATGTCAATGACAATTCGGGATCAATCCGATTGAATGAGCCTATCAACTTGAAATATTGTGATAAGTGGAGAATAGAATTCGATTTCAGAATGGATTCGAGCCAGACCTATAATGGTGACGGTATTGCATTCTGGTACCTGGCAAATCCGCCAGTCGCAAGCGTATTGGGCTCCGGAATCGGGGTTTCCCAAAATGCAGTTGGTTTTATTGTAGGTTTTGACACTTATAATAATGCCACAGGAAGCTCAGGAATGAGCAAAGTACACGTCGCTTATGGGCAGGTGCAAAACACCACCGATACCAACAACGTGGAATTCTTCAATATTCCCGGAAGTTCTTTTCACTCGCCGGATCTCAACGCAACATTACCGTTTCAGGGAACAACCTACAAGCATGTTGAAGTAACTGCCGAGGTAGACCCTGCCGCTCCTGCCAACTGGATTGTAAAAATCACATTAAATGGAACGGTGATTTGCAACCAATCTTTTGCACCTTCCGGCGCTGCAGCAGCAATGACGGTGGGATATTTCGGATTTTCTGCTTCTACGGGAGGTGCGAGATCAAGACATTCTATCAAAAACGTGAAAGTTTACGTTGATAAAATCCCTCTTCTGGAAAGTGCAATTACAAAATCTATCTGTCCGGATCTGGCGGGTATGGCAACGGTTGATTTGACGACTTTCAACTCTCAGCTTACCGCTACACCTAACAATTATAATTTTACCTATTATATTACAGGAAGCGCAACCCCGATTGCCAATCCTACCAATTTCCAATATAACGCAGACACCAACATTTCTGTCGTTATCAAAGATCCTGCAACGGTATTATGCGACAACAATGATGCGACAATTACGCTGAAAGTCGCCCCGACAGTTACCGCAACAGATGCTACTTTGCGCTCTTGTTTTATTGAAACCAAACCTTCAACTGGTCTCTTCAATCTTACCACAGCGGCAGTAATAGGAACATCCACAGGAATCATCAAAACATATTACCCTTCATTAACGGATGCCGAAAACGGAACCAATGAAATTGTAAATCCTACCAATTATATTGCTCCAACAGGAGTGGTTTACATAAAAGTAACCAATTCTTTCGGCTGCTATGACATCGCAAAAGTGAATCTGGTTGTAATGGCACCTGTTTCCTCCAATATTCTTGAAGATAAAATTATCTGTATTGAAGACAAAACAACGCTGGATGCAGGTCCCGGGTTTACAAGCTACGAATGGAGCACCGGCGCAACTACCCAGGCCATAAATGATGTGGGAGTAGGAACGTATTGGGTAAAATTAAAAACCGGAGAATGTATAACCACGCAATATGTAAAAGTATATGCTTCAGAACAGCCGGTGATATCAAGTATTGATATTTCAAATAACACGGTATCCGTTTATGCAGTAGGAGGAACTGCACCTTATCAATATTCAATGGACGGGATCAACTGGCAGGATTCCAATGAATTCAAAAACGTTCCGAGAGGTGACAGCAAGATCTATGTAAAAGATGCTTATGACTGTGAGCCGATCGACATCAGTATTGTTGTGCCGAACCTTATCAATGTGATCACGCCAAACGGTGACGGAATCAACGACGCTATTGATTATTCAGCTTTGGCAGGCAAGCAAAACCTTGTATTTAATGTATTTGACAGATACGGAGCTCAGATCCACCACGCTGACAAATCAAATAAATACAGATGGGACGGAACCGTGGGAGGTAGAAAAATTTCTACAGGAAGCTACTGGTACTCCGTTTCATGGAATGAAAACGATAAGAAAAACACACCGTTCAGATATTCAGGATGGGTGTTGGTAAAAAATAGAGATTAATAAAAAACATCATTCTATAACAGAGGCCGCTTCAATTTTTTTTGAGCGGCCTTCTTTTTTTGCCTAATTTAGAATGAGATATTTATTTTTAAACTAATTTAATTCGTATTCAATTCTTAAATTTGTCCTATGAATTATTTAGAGGCTTTAAGCAAGAGATATTCTGTAAAGAAATTTAACAATGAAATCATCCCCCAGGAAAAGTTATTCAACATTCTTGAATCGGGGAAGTTATCAGCGAGCTCTCTTGGACTTCAGCCTTATAAAATCTTAGTGGTAGAAAGTGAAGAAATGAAAAAAAAGTTGATTCCAGCTTTTTACAACCCTTCACAGATTTCCACATGCTCTCATTTAATTGTTATTATTTCAAAAAAAACAGTTGAAGAAGGCTATATTAATGGATATTTCAGACATATTTCAGACGTTCGGGAAACGCCAATGGAAAACCTGGAGCTTTTTAGAAACAGCATCAATCAACATATTAATCAAAAAACTCAGGATGAAATTTTCAATTGGGCAGAAAAGCAATCTTATATAGTTTTGGCTAATTTAATGTATGCCGCAGCTATCGAAGGCATAGATTCATGTCCTATGGAAGGCTTCCGTCAGGACCTGATGGAAGAAATTCTAGATATAAACCCTGAAGCTGAAAAAGTAACCGTTACCCTTGCTCTTGGCTACCGGTCTGAAGAAGATTATTTCCAACACATGAAAAAAGTAAGAAAACCAAACGAAAAATTGTTTAAATTTATTTAGACGATCTACCTAAAGCAAGCATAATGATAAAAGCGGATGTATTAGTAATCGGTTCCGGGATTTCGGGACTTTCCTACGCCATTAAGGTTTCTGAACAGCTTCCTGATGCCAAAATAATCATCGTAACAAAATCTGACGAAGACGAAAGCAACACCAAATACGCCCAGGGCGGCCTTGCGGTAGTTACAGATTCTAAAAATGATAATTTCGACAAGCACATTGAAGATACCATGCGTGCCGGAGACGGCGAAAACAAGCGCGATGTGGTGGAAATGGTAGTAAAGGAAGCTCCTGCAAGATTCAATGAAATTGTAGAATGGGGCGCGAATTTTGACATGAAAAATGGCGAATTTGCCTTAGGAAGAGAAGGCGGACATACCGAAAACAGGATTGTTCATCACAAAGATATCACAGGTTTTGAGATCGAAAGAGCCTTACTCGAAACAGCCAAAAGCAGCCCAAATATTGAAATCCTCGACCATCATTATGTAATCGATATCATCACCCAACACCACGTTCCCGGAAAGGAGCTAAATGAAGGTGATATTCACTGTTACGGAGCCTATATTCTGGATGAAAAAGGCAAAAAAATTAAAAAAATTACTTCAAAAATAACCCTAGTGGCAACCGGCGGCGCAGGTCACGTTTATAAAAACACGACCAATCCCACAATTGCAACAGGTGACGGGATCGCTTTTGTGGCAAGAGCAAAAGGACAGGTTTCCAACATGCAGTATTACCAGTTTCACCCCACTGCTTTGTACAGTAAAATGGACGGAATGTTATTTTTAATTTCGGAGGCCGTTCGTGGTGACGGAGCCAAATTAAGAACAAAAAAAGGCGAAAAATTCATGCATAAATATGATGAGCGTGAAGAATTAGCCTCAAGAGACATCGTTGCCAGAGCGATTGACGCTGAAATGAAGGTCACCGGTGACGAATTTGTAGGTTTGGACTGCCGTAAAATGGATCATAAAAAGTTCCTTGAACATTTCCCGAATATTTATAAAAAATGTAAAGATGAAGGAATTGATCCTTTTAAACAATTGATTCCCGTGGTTCCGGCCTGTCATTATCTGATGGGCGGCATTGAAGTCGACAGAGACGGCCAGTCTTCCATCAGAAACCTTTTCGCAGTGGGAGAATGTACAAATTCGGGGCTTCATGGAGCTAACAGACTCGCTTCCAATTCATTACTTGAAGGATTGGTTTACGGACACAATGCAGCGATGAAAACAGTTGATCTTTTAAATGAGAATAATTTTAATTTTGAGGATTTAAAAGCTGTTCCCGAGTGGGATGAAGAAGGCATGAAAATCATGGATGAAATGGTGATTATATCTTATTTAAGAAAACAATTGCAGGAAATGATGAGCGACCTTGTGGGAATCGTGAGGAGCAACCGTCGTCTGAATATGGCATTACAAAAACATCAGGAAATTGCGGCCGCAGTGGATGAAATCTATCACTACTCTATTCTTTCGCCACAATTATCGGAATTAAGAAACTTAACAACCGTTGCCCACCTCATCATTACCCAATCTATGGAAATGACAGAGAATAAAGGGGCATTTTACAATAAAGATTTAGCTTAAAAGCATACAAAATGAAAAGACCAGCTTACGTTACAGATAAAGTTTTAAAACAATTCATCAAAAATGCTTTAGAGGAAGACATTCAAGATGGCGATCACTCTACCCTTTCCACTATTCCGAAAGATCTTGAGCAGAGCGCAAAACTCCTGGTAAAGCAAAACTGCATCCTGGCTGGTGTGGAATTGGCTGAAATTATTTTTAAAACTTTTGATAAAAACTTAAAAGTTGAAACTTTCGTAAAAGACGGAGATGCCGTAAAGGTTGGCGATGTTGCATTTATCGTAACCGGAAGCGCAAGATCTATTCTTTCTACCGAAAGACTTGTATTGAACTGTATGCAGAGAATGAGCGGAATCGCCACCCTTACCCATGACTGGGACTCAAGATTGGTAGGAACTAAAACTAAACTTTTAGATACAAGAAAAACTACCCCAAATTTTAGGGTTTGTGAAAAGTGGGCTGTTGCGATCGGTGGCGGAACCAACCATAGATACGGATTGTATGATATGATCATGCTGAAAGATAATCACATCGATTACAACGGAAGTATCACAAATGCTGTGAAAATGGCTAAAGATTATATCAAAAAAAATAAAAAGAAATTAAAAATAGAGGTTGAAACCAGAAATCTTGATGAAGTCCAAGAAGCCATTAATGCAAAGGTTGACAGAATCATGCTTGACAATATGGATGTACCAACCATGAAACGTGCGGTAAAAATGATCAACGGGGTTTGTGAGTCCGAAGCTTCCGGCGGAATTACCCGTGAACAGTTGAAAGAAATCGCTTCCACGGGCGTTACTTATATCTCTGCAGGAGCCCTGACTCATTCTGCAGAAAATATGGATTTGAGTCTCAAAGCCGTGAAATAGCGTTGAATTATTAATAAAAATGACCTCAATTTGTTAAAAATTCAGTAATATGATTTTTTTCATGTAAAATTTCAACTATTATTCAATACATTGTAAATCAAATCATTAAATCTTATTAAGATTGATTAAAAATTAACATAAAGTTAATATTAGTTAAAATTTATTTCCCGAATTTTGCAGAAAATTTAAATCTAACTATTACTAACGATTATGAAATTAATCAACAAAACAATGCTAACTGCGATAATCACCTTATCAACAGCTAGTGTTTATTACGCTCAACAGGTTCAGGACACTGTTAAAGAAACAAGGTCTAAGGATATTGAAGAGGTGATCCTAAGAGGTGTTACTGATATCGCAAAGGATAGAAAGACACCAGTTGCAGTATCTACAATTAAAGCTGCACAAATTCTTGAAAGACAGGGAAACCAAGAGCTTGTTGAAATGCTAAACACAACACCATCAGTATATGCTACAAAAGGTGGTGGTGGATTTGGAGATTCTCAGATCACGATGCGTGGATTTGAATCTAGAAACATTGCAGTAATGGTAAACGGTATGCCTGTAAATGATATGGAAGGAGGTACTGTTTATTTCTCAAACTGGACTGGATTATCTGACGTTACAAGTACATTACAAGTACAAAGAGGTTTAGGATCTTCAAAATTAGCCATTGCTTCTGTTGGGGGTACAATGAACTTCCTAACAAAATCTGCAGATATGAAAAAAGGTGGGGTTATTAGATTAGGAGTTGGTAACAATGACTATTTTAAAACATCTTTTGCTTATAATACAGGGAAATCTGATAAAGGATGGTCTTCTTCATTCTTAATGAGCAGACAAGCTGGTAGCACTTATATTGAAAATACAGATTACGAATCTTATGCTTACTATTTTGCATTAGGTTGGGAACCAAATAAAAAGCATAATTTCCAATTTACATTAACTTCTGCGCCTCAGTGGCACAACCAAAGAACCTTCTCTCCGACAATCCAGAACTATATTAATTATAACCCAGATCATGATGGATCACCATACAGACAGTATAACTCAGACTATGGATATTATACTGATGGCAGTGGTAATAAAATAGCATTGGCTAACAGAGCAAATTATTACGCTAAGCCAGTAATGATGTTGAACTGGGATTTTAATATTAATGAAAAATCAAAATTAAGTACAGTTGCATACATGTCTAATGGTAGAGGTGGTGGAACCGGAGAAATTGGTAGAGTTGGGGGAAAAGGAATAACCAGCTTCTACGACGCAAACGGACATTTTAATTATGATGCTATTTTTGCAGCCAACCAAGCTGTTAATGTAAATACCGCACCTGCTTCAAGTACTTTAGTTCGTAGAGCAAGTATTAATTCTCACAACTGGTATGGTATTTTAGCAAACTTCCAGCATAAAATCAATGACAACTGGAATTTCTCAGTAGGTACAGATGATAGATATTACTACGGATATCATTATCAGGTAGTTTCAGATCTTTATGGAGCTGCAGGATATAAAGAAGGAAACAATAAAAACGTTTCTCCTTATGTGGTAAATAAAGTTTACGATTATAAGAAACTTTCTTGGAATCCATTTGGAGGAAAAACAGCTCCTATTGAAGACCAAATAGGTTACAGTAATGATGGAGAAGTAATCTGGTACAGTGGTTTTGGTCAAGTTGAATATTCTAAAAACAACTTATCAGCATTTATACAAGGATCAGTATCAAATCAAGGATATCAAAGAATTGATAACTTCGTTCAGGATGGAGTAACTAAACAACAGGGACAAACTGTTAATACTAAAACTGGATTTAAAAACCTTTTTGGATATAACATCAAAGGAGGTGCTAACTATAACATCAATGAAAACCATAACGTTTTCGCAAACATTGGTTACTATAGCAAACAGCCTTTCTTCAATTCTGTTTATCCAAGCAACTTCCAAGTTGTTAATCCAACCTTAACTAATGAGAAAATTTTCTCTGCTGAAGTTGGGTATGGTTTCAGATCTCCAAAATTCAGTGCTAATGTTAACATCTACAGAACATCATGGGGAGACAGATGGTTAAGAAGAACAAACCAGACATTTACTTTACCTGACAACACTACTGCTACAGGATATGCTGAAATCAGTGGTATTACTGAGATCCACCAAGGAGTTGAAGTGGATGCAGTTTACAAACCTCTTAATTTCCTAGAATTTCAAGCTATGTTCTCTTGGGGAGATTACTACTATGAAGGTAATGCTACAGGAGCTGCATTTGATGACAACAACAATCCACTTACTTTAGCAGGTTCTTCTACTTCTACAACGCTTTATTTAGATAAAGTAAAAGTTGGAGGAACAAGCAACAACAGTATTCCACAAATGACAGCGTCATTAGGAGCGACTGTAAAACCAGTAAAAGATCTTAGTATTTTTGGAACTTGGAGATATGTAGGTAAACTTTATTCTTCAATTGATATTGCAACATTTTCTAATGAAGCTGCACAAGAAAAAGGTGTAATGAAATTACCTGATTTCAACTTATTTGATTTAGGAATTTCTTACAAAATCAGATTAAGAGATGCTGCTCAATACTTTACTGTTGGCGCAAACGTTTATAACCTGTTTGATACAACTTATATTTCTGATGCTTCTACAAACATTGCTCCAACGGATTCTCCTACGACATTGGCTGATGGAACACCTAATACAGCTAAGAAATCCTATCAAGATCTTGGATATATGTATGATGGCATTGCTAACGGTAACCGTGTATTATTCGGATTCGGTAGAACATGGGCTGCTACATTATCATTCAACTTCTAATAATATAAAAACATTAGATTTTATAAATATCAATCCCGGCTTTTCGCCGGGATTTTTGCTATATTTGTGTACTTTAAAACAGAAAAAATAGAAGTATGGATTTTTACAACATTTTGCTTAATGCACACAAAGGATTTGGATATTTAGAAATTCTATTAGTGACATTATTTACCGTTGCCCTTTTAGTTACCATGTTTGGATACAGCGGGAAAGTGAATAATTTCTTAAAGAAAACTACACTTTTCACGATGATCTTCTTCCATGTTCAGTTTTTATTGGGGATTGTGATGTTGGTCATTAATTTCACAAAAGGAATGGATATGGGATCAATCATGAAAAATGCTGACTTAAGATTTCAGTATGTAGAACATCCGTTTTCTATGTTAATCGCTGCAGTTTTGATGACGATCATCAACAAAAAAGTAAAAACCAGCCCTACAATTTCATTAGGAATTGTTATTATGGGATTAATTGCAGTAGGCTTATTTGCATTTGCATTCCCTTGGACAAGAGTGTTCGGGGCTTAATATATTAACTTAAACAATTTTAATTAAATCAATGAAAGTAGCTGTAGTAGGTTCAACAGGAATGGTTGGACAAGTTATGCTGAAAGTTCTTGAAGAAAGGAACTTCCCTGTCACAGAATTAATTCCGGTAGCTTCGGAAAGATCTATTGGCAAAAAGGTGAAGTATAAACAGGAAGAATTTACGATTGTAAGCATGAAAGACGCTATAGCTGCCAAACCTGATATTGCCATTTTCTCGGCCGGAGGTGAAACTTCCCTGGAATTTGCGCCCCTTTTTGCAGAAGTCGGAACAACAGTGATCGATAATTCTTCAGCCTGGAGAATGGATCCCGACAAGAAATTAGTCGTTCCGGAAATCAATGCTGATGTTTTAACAAAAGAAGATAAAATTATTGCCAACCCGAACTGTTCTACAATTCAGCTGGTGATGGTTTTAGGACCTTTGAATAAAAGATATGACTTAAAGAGAGTCATTGTTTCCACTTACCAATCCGTTACCGGAACCGGTAAAGCGGCTGTAGATCAGCTAAATGCCGAAATCACAGGAGATGATTCTATTGCAAAAGTTTATCCTTATCAGATCTTTAAAAATGCACTTCCACATTGTGATGCTTTTGCAGATGACGATTACACCAAAGAAGAGATTAAATTAATGAAAGAGCCTAAGAAAATTCTGGGTGATGACACATTCAATTTAACGGCGACTGCGGTAAGAGTTCCCGTACAGGGCGGACATTCCGAAAGTGTAAATATTGAATTTGAAAACGAATTCGAGCTTGATGAAGTAAGAAAAATTTTATCTGAAACTCCCGGAGTTGTGGTAATGGATAACGTAAAAAACAACGAATATCCGATGCCCCTTTATTCGGAAGGAAAAGATGAAGTTTTTGTAGGAAGGATAAGACGGGACCTTTCACAGCCAAAGACCCTGAACCTCTGGATCGTGGCAGATAATCTGCGGAAAGGAGCTGCTACCAACGCCGTACAAATCGCAGAATATATTGTAGCAAATAACTTAGTGTAAACTAACAAATATAAAAAGAGTCTCAGAATTGAGATTCTTTTTTTTATCAAACTATGGATATACAGAGTAATAAAAAAGATAAAATAGGCTTTCAAAAACTTATTGCCGTTTTTGGAGTTATTCTTTTTATCGGAAAAATTATCGCCTGGAAACTCACCAATTCAGATGCTGTTTTTTCTGATGCTATGGAAAGTATTGTAAACATCATCAGTGCATTTATGGGGCTTTACTCTCTACATCTTGCCTCAAAACCGAAAGATGAAGATCACCCGTACGGCCACGGAAAAGTAGAGTTTGTAACCGCCGGAATTGAAGGTGCTTTAATTGCCATTGCCGGAATAATGATCATCTATGAAGGAACCAACAGCCTTATCACAGGCAAGGTTTTAAACAAGCTGGATTGGGGAATCTGGATTATTGCTGCTACAGCCGTTATCAATTATTTTCTTGGCTATATCTCCATAAAAAAAGGTCAAAACGAAAACTCCCTGGTACTTATTTCTTCCGGAAAACACCTACAATCCGATACCATTACAACGCTTGGGGTTGTTATCAGCTTGGTGATTGTTTATTTCACGAAAATTTACTGGATCGATTCTGTTGTAGCATTGATTTTTGGAGCTTATATCATAGTAGTTGGGTATAAAATTGTCCGCAAATCCTTAAGTGGGATAATGGATGAGCAGGACCCGGAATTATTAAATCAAATCATTAAAGTTCTTGAAGAAAACAGGCGTACAGAATGGATTGATGTTCACAACATGAAAATCCAGCAGTTTGGGGCCAATCTCCATATTGATGCTCATATTACTTTGCCTTGGTATTACAGCCTTCGGGACGCCCACAATGAAATGGAAAAGATGATTATCCTATTGGCAAAAAACACAAAAAGAAGTGTAGAATTTAATTTTCACATGGATGACTGCAAACCCATTTCCTGCCCTATCTGTCAGATTTCAGATTGCCCTGTCCGTGAAAAAGATTTTGTAAAAAGAGTACAGTGGACTCCGGAAAACGTGACGAGTGCGGATAAGCATACAGCGCAGTAAAAAAAATATTATATTTGTTAAAAATAAATAATATGGGAGTTGGAACAAATCTTAAAAGATTAAGAAATAAAACTAAATTTTCTCAACAAGAGATTGCAGATATGCTTGGCTTAGATAGAGCAACATATATCAGGTGGGAAAATGAAACTTCCGATGTGAAATCACAGTATATCCCACAACTCGCAGAAATTTTTAAAGTAGATATTAAAGATTTGTTTGAGGATGAGATGAAAAATATTAATATCACAAACAATACTTTCGATAACAAAGATAATTCAACAAATAGTAATATTATTGTTTTTAATTTATCAGATAAAGATGTCGCTGAAAAATTGAGCTTCCAAATTTCTGAACTTATCAAGAATCTTAAAAAATAATTGACATAAAAATAGGAAGCCCTACAAATTGCAGGGTTTTCTATTTTTAATATATTTTCAATTCAATTGGATTATAAAGTTTTGCTCTTTCCTGCCCTTTTTTATTTATAAAGTTACGCTCTTCAGGATCCGCAATAAACTTATTGGTTAGAGTTGGATCAGCAAGTACTTTTCTTTGATAATCAAATACTTTTTCTTTTTTTACTAGTGTAGCATTGGAATGCATATTAGCCGATTTACAGTAGTATTTTCTTTTCCTGAAACTATACATTGTAAAATGATAATCATCTTTATCGTCGTAAACTTCTAAAATTAAGCCCGGTAATTTATTAAATTTATACGGACCGAAAGGAAAAGGTATTTCTTTAGTAAAATAAGCAATCCATGTTCTGCCGTACCTCTTTGTCACAGCCTTTTGGCATTTATATTTTCCAATCTTCTTATATTCATTTACAAGCTGCCAAATCATATTGTTAGTTTCCTCATATCTAAAATATTTATCTGACATTTCGAGTGTTACATAAAATTTCGCGTTTGTTGTCCCTACATTTTCAGGGAACTCTGCGATATACTTCATTTGTTCATCAAGAGGGCTGTTTTCATGCAGTTTTTTCTCATATCGTAAAGAATCTCCTACATATTTATTCATATTTTTATAATAAGATTCTTTATCATTCATGAGAAGTGCATAAGCAGCATCTTGAACGACAGCATTTTTTGTTTGACTTTTATAAATTAAATTATAATCTGCTTCATAAACAACATTAAAACCAGTTTGAGATTTCACAATAACTATAAAAAAAAATAAAAAAAGTGTATAATATGTTTTCATTATGTGACATTTAATTAAAAAGCAAAGTGTTATATACACTTTGCTTAGATTTTTTAACTCGGCTTTAATGAATGTAAATGGTTATTGATTGGGGTGTTGTCCCACATACCCTATAGTTTACATATCCTAAAAAATTCCTTACTTGTTCTACAGAAAACCCTTCAGTCTCTGTTACATTTACAACCTGTCCACAAGAAGTTCTAAAAGGAAAAGCACTTGCCAGTGTTCCGATAGCAACAGCTCCAATAATAAATAATTTTTTCATAATTTGTATAAATTTTAATTGTTAAACATCACAAACCTAAGAATTAAAATTCAATAAATATGTAAAAGAAATACAACAAAAACTGTTGCATTTTTCAAAC
This region includes:
- a CDS encoding helix-turn-helix domain-containing protein, with the translated sequence MGVGTNLKRLRNKTKFSQQEIADMLGLDRATYIRWENETSDVKSQYIPQLAEIFKVDIKDLFEDEMKNINITNNTFDNKDNSTNSNIIVFNLSDKDVAEKLSFQISELIKNLKK
- a CDS encoding GLPGLI family protein, coding for MKTYYTLFLFFFIVIVKSQTGFNVVYEADYNLIYKSQTKNAVVQDAAYALLMNDKESYYKNMNKYVGDSLRYEKKLHENSPLDEQMKYIAEFPENVGTTNAKFYVTLEMSDKYFRYEETNNMIWQLVNEYKKIGKYKCQKAVTKRYGRTWIAYFTKEIPFPFGPYKFNKLPGLILEVYDDKDDYHFTMYSFRKRKYYCKSANMHSNATLVKKEKVFDYQRKVLADPTLTNKFIADPEERNFINKKGQERAKLYNPIELKIY